Proteins encoded together in one Ferroglobus placidus DSM 10642 window:
- a CDS encoding HAD family hydrolase has protein sequence MRKTWKAFAFDFDGTLVDSYSCLPAIYRSIAKQIGLPREMIGRFVKKAIEYEDMHDYLGNYDRKTWWPDLFAEFDIKHEEEFLDKLLKKFWEMRAEKSTVIEGCTEVLEVLKNKGFVLVIIAGNDGQKSIKRMRIEKSGLAKYFDNILIVGEDVRTRVEAIEFVARNYKLDFNEIVFVDDKPSPINEVKAAVKEIVTVKVEFEGILKLAWKEKCKTDFVINHIKNLLEVCELSLL, from the coding sequence ATGAGAAAAACTTGGAAGGCATTTGCGTTTGATTTCGATGGAACTCTCGTGGATAGTTATTCATGCTTACCAGCGATTTATAGATCAATCGCAAAGCAGATCGGCTTACCTAGGGAAATGATTGGTAGATTCGTTAAAAAAGCAATAGAATACGAGGATATGCATGACTATCTCGGAAACTATGACAGAAAAACATGGTGGCCGGACCTTTTTGCTGAGTTTGATATAAAACATGAGGAGGAATTTCTTGATAAATTACTTAAAAAGTTCTGGGAAATGCGGGCCGAAAAAAGTACCGTTATCGAAGGATGTACAGAAGTGCTGGAAGTTCTTAAAAATAAAGGTTTTGTCTTGGTGATTATTGCTGGAAACGATGGACAAAAAAGTATAAAGAGAATGAGAATTGAAAAAAGCGGATTAGCAAAATATTTTGATAATATCTTAATTGTCGGTGAGGATGTAAGGACTCGTGTTGAAGCAATTGAATTCGTGGCAAGGAATTATAAGCTGGATTTTAATGAGATTGTATTTGTTGACGACAAACCCTCGCCGATAAATGAGGTAAAAGCTGCAGTAAAGGAAATCGTAACAGTCAAAGTAGAATTTGAGGGTATTCTAAAACTTGCTTGGAAAGAGAAATGCAAAACGGATTTTGTAATAAACCATATAAAGAACCTTTTGGAAGTTTGTGAATTATCGTTACTTTAA